TGAACCGGATCTTCTGACCATCTTGATTGCTCTCGGCGGGTTCGATCACGACGCGCCGGACCGCCGTCTCGGCGGCGTCGAGCTCGCGGACCTGATGATCAAAGAGCCTGCGGCGCAAGCACACCGACTACACGGGCCGGGTGCGCTCTGGGGTGTGCGCGCCGAGGAGTCATCGGGGCGTCGGGCGCTCTACCGACAGCAGTTAGCCGCTGGCAGTGCCCGGCGTAGCGAGCTCGGGCGCGAGGCGGCTCGCGCGTCGTTGGGTGGAGTCATCGAACGCGTCGACGGGACCGTGACCTACGGCCCGATCTGGGATTGGCAGCGAGCCCAGGTGTTCGGGTATCTGGCCGCGCGCAGTATCGAGCCGAACCCGTTGTACGACAAATTCGCCAGGTTGGGGATGCCGGATGCTCAGATCCGTGTTGACTCCATCATCGATGCCTCGAAGCTGTCCAACGGGCACGTGGCGTGGCTGCAGAAGGGGTGGCCGGACCTCTTCGACCGACTCGCTGCCGCGCTACCGCGGCTGCGTGAATACACCTGATCGCGTCGCGACGCTGATAGACTGCTGGTACGCGCGGAACATGCTCGGAGCCGAAAGGCGCCTCAGCAGAACCGAGCAGTGCGGGCACCACCACCCCTGGCGGACCCGAATCTCCATGAAAGGGAGCTACCTGCAATGAGCGTTGGACTTCTACGCCGAGACAGCGGTGCCAATCATCCGAGCGTGGTGCAGTGCCCGCACCGGTCGTCCGCCAGGCGCCGTCAGTACGGTGAAGCTGTGGACAACGACGATGCCATCGTGACGGCAGCCCTCTCTGCGGAGCTGGGCGACTCCGTTGTGGAACAGCTCGTCAACAAGTGGTACAGCGGTGCGGACCTCGCGGCCGCGCGCAATGCCGTTGGGCTGTCGATCCACGAGCTGACCTCGGTCCTGCGTATCGACGGTGAGAACTACAAAGCGCGTGAGGCCGACACCAAGGACGTACAAGCACACCTGGTCGCCGAACTCATCGCGATGAATGCCTTTGTCACGGACTTGGCCGACCAGCTAGCCGCGGCGGTTCCCGCGGCCGGGGTCGTCGTGTTAGAGGCCGTGCCCGACCAGGCCTCCTTCGAATCAGCCTTCCCCCTGGCGAAGACTCGCCGTGATGGGGTGCCGTACCCAGTCGGACTGCAGCACAACGCCGTTGGAAGAGTGGCCTGTGAGCTGCAACGGCAGGGTAGGACTGTAGAGGTCCACCGCGGTAGTCGCCGCGCCGATCTGCTGGTGCGTCGCCGCGCAGTTGGGTTGTCAGGCAAGGAAGCGGCGCGCCTATTCGGCCTCAACGAGAAGACCTACCTGGAAGGCGAGCAAGGCAAGAAGCCTCTCAGCCGCGTGCTCGCAGAGCTCCAGGCCGTTGAGGCCTTCATCGCCGCCGAGGCCGCCAACGTCCGCGTCGTCGATGTCGGGAACATCAAAGCCGTTCTGATGGGCGGGGGGGACGCTGGAGCCCAGTCTCGACGTGCCGCGGCCGCGGTCACTCTGCGCGATCAGAAGCCCTATCCGGCCAGCGTCTACTACGCTGCCGCCGGCCGGGCCGCCCAAGAGCTACGGAACGCCGGCCACGACGTCCGCGTCACCGTACCAGCGCACTGACAAACACCGCCTAACGCACGCACGAGCCTTCACCCCACCCTGCTCGGTGCAGGGTGGGGTGAAAGCTATCTTCGGTGAACACCAGCACCGAGCACCACCACCACCACCACCAACCACCAATGGGGGTGCTTGGTGATCACCAAGACGTGTTATGTCTGTGTCCCAGAGTAGAATTGAAACCGAGAGTCAACCAATTCGGCAGACTCCGAACGCCCATCGAAAGGGGTGCATTCCTTATGGCACAGACCAGGGTTAAGCAATCGGGCGCGACTGCCGCGGTGCTGGGTTCGCGGGTGGTGGAGCGCATGCCCATTCCGGCGGGTTTGGTGACGCGCACGATGGTATTGGTGCGGCCGGTGGCGGGGCATGTTTCGGTGCAGGATGCCCGCACCGACTTGGCCGTGGTGTCGGTGCAATGGGGGGACATCTTCATGCGTTTCACCTCAGCTGCGCAGGTGTCGGCGGTGCTGGCGGCGTTTGGAGCGGTCCGGGAGTCATTGCGGGGGGCGGCAGGAAGCGCGACGTTGGAGGCGGTGAGGGGCGATGAGTGGCCAGGCGTATCGGTGGTGTCGGTGACGTGGACCAGGCCGCCAGAGTGGTCGGTGGTGAACCAGGCCTGCTATGACGAGCGGCGCCGCCGCACGGTGTGCTGGGTGGATGTGCACATGGGCCCGGTGCAATGGCGGGTGGTGGATTGGGCGGGGTATGAGGCGGCGTTGACGTTGCTGCGCAACGTGCACCGTACGGCGGTTGCAGTCTTTCCGGATGGACCCAGTTCCGCGCCGATCCGTCGAAAACGGACTCCTTCACTGAGACAGCGTTGACAGGCTCGGTATCGGCGTAAGTCAGTGCCCGCGGTGCTGCCTGGCAAGCGGCACCGCGGGCCCATCTCCGACACCACACCCCACCCTGCTCGGTGCAGGGTGGGGTGTGGGCTGATACCGGTTGACCGTCGGCGCCGACCGCCGCCGCCGTCTGCCCCTCCGCTGTGTGCCAACAATCGTGCAACACAGTCGGATTGGCGCGTCTGAATGTGCAGATCTGTCGGGCGTCTCGGGTAAGATCAGTCTGGTAGGGCCAACCACATCCGGCAGGCCCCGGTATCCCATGGAGAGGGGATTCATTCGTGTTGTCCATCCATTCTGCGACCGATCCGGCTTCATCTGAGCAGCGTTCGGCAACACCAGCCCGACGTGCCATCGAGGCAATCCGCACTCTGACAGCCCTCGGGTCCGCACCCGCTGACGAACGACAGCGCCAGGCGTTGGCCGGCTTCCTAGGTTGGGGACCCTTGGCCAAGGCGTTCGATCCACGCCCCGAGGGAGTGTGGGCGGATCTCGCCGACGAGCTCGACGACCTGATCGGCGACTTGATGGGGCAGGCGGCGCGCGTCGTGGACACGTCATTTTTCACCCCACCGGCGTTGGTCGCCCACGTCTACGAACTGCTGCGGGCTGCAGGATTTGCGGGCGGGTCAGTCCTGGACCTGGGATGCGGGGCGGGTGCGTTCCTGCATCAAGCCCCGCCCGATCTGGTGTCGTCGATGACTGGTGTCGAGGTCGACCCGATCTCAGCTCGGATCGCGGCGGCGTTAGCGCCGCAGGCGACCATCATCACCGGTGATCTGCGGGAGGTCGCTCTGCAGTCCCGGCGATATGACGCCGCAGTCGGCAACGTGCCGTTTTCGGCGGCCCGCGTCCATGACGGCGCTCTTGACTTCTGGGGGCCGTTGCATGAGTACTTCGTGCTGCGTGCGCTGGCGGCGGTCCGCCCCGGCGGCTACGCCGTTTTGGTGACCTCCCGTCACACCCTCGACGCCGGCGAGGGCTTAGCGGCGTCAGTCCGCGAGCGGGCAGACCTGATCGGCGCGGTGCGGTTGCCTTCCGGCTACTTCGCAGCCTCGGGTACCGCAGTAGTTGCCGACGTGTTGGTGCTGCGCGTCCGTGAGGACGCCGCGACTCCCGCGGGGTGGTCACCGGTTCGGGGTGCGGAGTCGACCGTGATGTCTGCGACCGTCAAAGGCCGGTACTGCCAGGAACGGGTGAGCGGATTCTGGGAAGAGCATCCGGAGTTCGTGGCCGGGGTGATGCGGCTGACGGGTTTCGACCGGCTGCCTCTGGCGGTCGACGCGGAGGACCAGGACGCGGCCGTAGCCGCTGCGTTCGCGTCCGTGACGCCGCTGCTGGTCCCCTATGCGGATGCGGGGACGCTTCCGGAGGACTGGGCTGACGTCCGGCTGATCGACGATTGCGGGCGCAAAGAGGGATCCCTGCACATCGTGGATGGACAGGTGGTGCGCGTCGTCGAGGGCGAGCTGTCGGCGGTCACGCGTCCCAGCGCGGAGTTGCGGGCGTTGATTGGGTTGCGCGACGCCGCGGTGGCGCTGGTGGAGGCGGAGTCGGATTGGGACCGCCCCGACGCCGAGATCGAACCACTGCGGGTGCAGTGCCGGGCGCTTTACGACGCCTACGCGGCGCGCTGGGGTGTGCTCAACCGCGGGACGAGCACCGAAGGCAAACCGGACCCCGAGACGGGGTTGCCTCGGCTGGGGTGGCGGGTGGCTCCGCTGGGAGGGTTCCGGTCCGACCCGGACGCCCCTTTGGTTCTGGCGCTGGAGACTTTCGACCAGGACACCGGGGAGGCTGCCGCGGCGCCCATCCTGTCTCGGCGGGTCAACAAGCGTCCCCGCCCGGCCGAGCGGGCCGGCTCTGCGGGTGAGGCGTTAGCGATCTGCCTTGGCGAAGGCCGAGGGCTGGACCTCGATCGGGTTGCCCAGTTGTGCGACCTGGGCGACGCGCAGGCCGCATTCGAGGCCCTGGGGGATCTCGTGTACCGCGATCCCCTCGATGGGCGGGCCGTCAACGCCCGTGACTATCTCAGCGGCAACGTCCGCGGCAAGCTGCGGGAGGCCCTGGCCGCGGCAGCGATCGATGCGAACTATGAACGCAACGTGGCGGCGTTGCACGCGGTGTTACCGCCCTGGCTGGGGCGCGAGGAGATCCGGATCGAGCTCGGATCACCGTGGGTGAGCGCCACGGATGTCAGCGACTTCTGCGTAGAGGTGTTCGGTGCACGCGCGCGTGTCGAGCACATCGCGCCGCTAGCGGCATGGGAGGTTACCGGCACGCGGCGAAGCATCTCCGCCGATGCGCAAATCGCCTACTGCACGACGCGATTCAATGCGTTTGAGTTGCTGCAAATCGGGCTCAACGGCGCGGCGCCGGTGGTGTGGGATGACGTTTACGATTCGGAGTCCCGTTCTTACCGCAAGGTACGCAATGCCGATGCGACCGAGGCTGCCGAGCAGAAGCTCGCCGCCATCGGCGAGCGATTCTCTCTCTGGGTGTGGGAGGACCAAGCCCGCGAACGTCGAATCGTGGAACTCTACAACCACACCATGAACGCCCGGGTGTTGCGCGAGCACGACGGGAGCCACCTGACGTTTCCTGGTCTGGCCGACGGCATTGACCTATGGCCGTGGCAGGCCGATTTCGTCGACCGGGCGGTCAGTACGCCCGCCGCGTTCTGCGCGCATGAGGTCGGCCTCGGAAAGACGTTGACAGCAATAGGTTTGGCGATGACGCTGCGACAATTCGGGTTGGCGAACCGGGTAGGGTTCATCGTCCCGCAGCACCTCATAGAGCAGGCGACAAGGCAGTGCTACCAGGCCTGGCCCTCGGGGCGGTTTCTGATTGTCACGCGTGCGGACTTGCACGGCGATGCGCGGCGGCGTTTCGTCGCCCGATGCGCCACTGGGGATTGGGATCTGGTCATCATGACCCACGAGACATTCTCGTCGATTCCGGTACCGGCGACTGTAGAGCGGGTCTGGTTGGAGGATCAACTAGGGGAACTCGAAAGCTACACCCGCAGTGCCGGTTACGGCAGCGGGAAACGGATCGCGGCGGCGGTGCGATCCTTGAAGGGCCGTATCGATCGGCTGCGCTCGTCGTTCAACGACGCCAACGCCATCAACTTCGCGCACCTGGGCTTGGATTACGTCATCGTCGATGAAGCAGACAAATTCCGTCGACTGCCCGTGGCAACTCGAGCCGATGGGTTCAGCCTGGGTTCCTCGAAGCGAGCGCTTGATCTGTTTCTGAAGATATCGCTGCTCAGGCGTGCCAATCCGCAGCGGCCCCACGCGTGCCTGATGACCGGGACCCCGTTCACCAACACCCTGGCCGAGGGTTTCGTCTGGCAAAGCATGCTCACGCCAGAACGACTGTCCGAGACTGGATTAGCCCATTTCGACGCCTGGGCGGCACAATTCGTGCGATACGAAGTGCTGATAGAAACCAGCCCCGACGGTTCGGGATTCCGGTCTAAGCGGCGTCCATCGGTGATCCAAAACGTGCCCGAGATGCGCACGATGCTCTCGGAGTTCATGTCGATGGTGCGAGCGGAGAGTGTCGGGCTGAAACGTCCCGAAGCCATCCGGCACACCGAAATCAGCGAGCCGACAACCGGACAGCGCGCGTACATGGCCGAGCTGGTGCAACGTGCTGACGCTCTCCGGACGGGCCGCACGCAGCCGGGCGCGGACAACATGCTGGTGGTGTGCGGGGACGGCCGTAAGGTTGCGCTGGATCCCAACCTGGTCGGTATCAACGAGGGCGCGCCGAAGCTGGCGCAAGTAGCCGAGAGGGTGGCCGAGGTTTACCACCAGAATGTCGACCGCCTGTATGCGGGTTCGGAGACGCCGGGGTCCTTTCAGTTGGTGCTCTGCGACCTCGGAACCCCCAAGCCGGGAGATTCGAGCAGCTATGGCCGGCTGCGGGCGGCCATGATCGCTGCGGGGGTGCCGGCAGACAAGATCCGTTTCGTGCACGAGGCCAGCACCCCCAAGGCGCGTGAGGGGCTGTTCGCCGCCTGCCGTGACGGTCGGGTTGCGGTTCTGATCGGTTCGACGTCGAAAGTCGGCATCGGCACCAACATTCAATCGCGGCTGGCGGCGTTGTTTCACGTCGACCCGACGTGGACGGCCGCGGCGTGGGAACAGCGCAACGGCCGAGCCATCCGCAACGGCAATCAGAACGACATCGTCGACATCTACAGTTTCGTGTCCCGGGGGACGTTCGACGCGTACATGTTCGGAACCGTCGAACGAAAGTCGCGCGGTTTCGAGCAGCTGTATCGCGTCGATGGGCAAGCCCGTGAGATCGAGGACGTCGGCGGGGACGGAACGCTGACGTTCGCCGAGCTGAAAGCAGCCGCCGCCGGCAATGATCTGCTGCGCCGCCAGCACGAATTGGCCCGCCGGGTGCGGACCCTGCGACTGGCCCACGTCACCGTCACTCAGAATGTCCGGACCTTGCTCACTCAGGCAGCCAGTGCGGAGGCGTCCGCTACGGCCGCTGAACGGCGCCTAGCGGCCCTGGACGACTTCGCCGAATACCTTCCCAGCCTCGGGGAGGTCGATGCGGCGCAGATCGCCGAGGGGGCGTTCTCAGAACGGGCGTCGCTCGGCTGGTCGGCTGCGCTGGGGGAGTGGCGACACGATCGAGTGTCGGTGCGCGTAGTCGATACCGACCCCGGCCAACGCCTGGAACTGCTGTTCGACTACAGAACCCTGTGGAGTGAAACCTTGCCGGGCAAGGTGCGGCGCCGAGGCGCAGCGGCGGTCGCCGGGTGGGTCTCGGGGTGGGTGGCCGCATGGACCGGCGGCCTAGACGCCGAACGCGCCGAAACCGAGGCCAGCATGGCGCAGTGGCAACACCGTGCCCAGGACGCGCGGACCACCGCCGAGGACGTCGACCTCTCCGAACCCGCCGCCCTGCTGGCAGCGCGAGCGGAGCTCGCAGAAGTCGACGCCGCGATCGCCGAGACCGTGCGCACCGACATGAGCGGATCCGCGGCCGCTTAAGCCACCTGGCCGGGCCCCACGCTGGCGTTAGCCCCCACTTACGACGGGGCTAACGCCGGCGGCTCGCCCCTGCCTACGTCTCGATCACGAAGTGTGAGTGCCAAGCCAATACCCCACCCTGCTCGGTGCAGGGTGGGGTATTGGCTTTTAGGGTTCAAAGGCACCACAGGACAACGTTTTTCGCCCTACACATGTCGTTGGCAATTGGTAGAATTAATGGCGAGGGTCAACCATTCCCGGCAGACCCCGACCACCCATTGAGAGGGGTGCATTTCTTATGCCATCAACGTTGACCGAGACCGACTTGCGGTATTGCGACGCCTGCGATGACGAATTCGATTATGAACAATTCGGCTGGTGCTGTGACAGTTGCTCGAACGTGTTCTGCGACGACTGCTCATCATGCAACAACTGCGCCGAAGAATCTGATGACGTGCGGCCCTATGACTACCGGCCGTCGTCGTTTCGACCCAAGGGGAACTATCCCGATGAGGTGTTGTTCGGCGTCGAACTGGAGGTAGGCGGCAGAGAGTCGCGAATCGTGGACGTAGTCCAAACCTACGACCCGTGCGAAGACCACCTGTACATGAAGCACGACAGCTCGATCGATGGCGTCGAGATCGTCACGCACCCGATGACATTGGCGTGGGCACGTGAGTATCCATTCGAGAACCTGCTAGCGGACCTTCGGGCACATGGGTGTGACGTCGGTGATGAGTACGGACTGCATATCCACGTGTCCCGCAACGCCTTTCGACGCCACGGCAAGCAATCATGCGCTCATCAGATGATGTGGCTGCTGTTCATGTACCGCAACGTCGAAGATCTGACCTTATTGGCGCGACGTGAGTCGTGCCGATGGGCATCGTTTACCACGCCGGTACCGGGCGAGCTGGCGCGCAAAGCGACAGGGGTGGACCACGGCGACCGGTACGTGGCGGTCAATTGCAGAAATGAAAAGACTTTCGAATTACGGTTCTTCGCGGCAACCCTGCACAAGCGAGAATTTCTTGCGGCTCTTGAGTTCGCCGATGCGAGTGTGCAATACACGCAAACTCTTCGTATCAACGAGGTCCTGGCCGGCGACGCACTCACATGGACTCATTTTTCGGATTGGCTCGAAACGC
This genomic window from Mycobacterium sp. JS623 contains:
- a CDS encoding phosphoadenosine phosphosulfate reductase domain-containing protein, with product MTPSQPGLDLQQLRAIAGQRRAEAVVPRLLDRVAEHLDSHDGYVSWSGGKDSTVVVDLARRVDPHVPVVFFDSGLQFPETYQYLEDRARQWRLNYHVIPAEPDLLTILIALGGFDHDAPDRRLGGVELADLMIKEPAAQAHRLHGPGALWGVRAEESSGRRALYRQQLAAGSARRSELGREAARASLGGVIERVDGTVTYGPIWDWQRAQVFGYLAARSIEPNPLYDKFARLGMPDAQIRVDSIIDASKLSNGHVAWLQKGWPDLFDRLAAALPRLREYT
- a CDS encoding methyltransferase type 11, which translates into the protein MAKAFDPRPEGVWADLADELDDLIGDLMGQAARVVDTSFFTPPALVAHVYELLRAAGFAGGSVLDLGCGAGAFLHQAPPDLVSSMTGVEVDPISARIAAALAPQATIITGDLREVALQSRRYDAAVGNVPFSAARVHDGALDFWGPLHEYFVLRALAAVRPGGYAVLVTSRHTLDAGEGLAASVRERADLIGAVRLPSGYFAASGTAVVADVLVLRVREDAATPAGWSPVRGAESTVMSATVKGRYCQERVSGFWEEHPEFVAGVMRLTGFDRLPLAVDAEDQDAAVAAAFASVTPLLVPYADAGTLPEDWADVRLIDDCGRKEGSLHIVDGQVVRVVEGELSAVTRPSAELRALIGLRDAAVALVEAESDWDRPDAEIEPLRVQCRALYDAYAARWGVLNRGTSTEGKPDPETGLPRLGWRVAPLGGFRSDPDAPLVLALETFDQDTGEAAAAPILSRRVNKRPRPAERAGSAGEALAICLGEGRGLDLDRVAQLCDLGDAQAAFEALGDLVYRDPLDGRAVNARDYLSGNVRGKLREALAAAAIDANYERNVAALHAVLPPWLGREEIRIELGSPWVSATDVSDFCVEVFGARARVEHIAPLAAWEVTGTRRSISADAQIAYCTTRFNAFELLQIGLNGAAPVVWDDVYDSESRSYRKVRNADATEAAEQKLAAIGERFSLWVWEDQARERRIVELYNHTMNARVLREHDGSHLTFPGLADGIDLWPWQADFVDRAVSTPAAFCAHEVGLGKTLTAIGLAMTLRQFGLANRVGFIVPQHLIEQATRQCYQAWPSGRFLIVTRADLHGDARRRFVARCATGDWDLVIMTHETFSSIPVPATVERVWLEDQLGELESYTRSAGYGSGKRIAAAVRSLKGRIDRLRSSFNDANAINFAHLGLDYVIVDEADKFRRLPVATRADGFSLGSSKRALDLFLKISLLRRANPQRPHACLMTGTPFTNTLAEGFVWQSMLTPERLSETGLAHFDAWAAQFVRYEVLIETSPDGSGFRSKRRPSVIQNVPEMRTMLSEFMSMVRAESVGLKRPEAIRHTEISEPTTGQRAYMAELVQRADALRTGRTQPGADNMLVVCGDGRKVALDPNLVGINEGAPKLAQVAERVAEVYHQNVDRLYAGSETPGSFQLVLCDLGTPKPGDSSSYGRLRAAMIAAGVPADKIRFVHEASTPKAREGLFAACRDGRVAVLIGSTSKVGIGTNIQSRLAALFHVDPTWTAAAWEQRNGRAIRNGNQNDIVDIYSFVSRGTFDAYMFGTVERKSRGFEQLYRVDGQAREIEDVGGDGTLTFAELKAAAAGNDLLRRQHELARRVRTLRLAHVTVTQNVRTLLTQAASAEASATAAERRLAALDDFAEYLPSLGEVDAAQIAEGAFSERASLGWSAALGEWRHDRVSVRVVDTDPGQRLELLFDYRTLWSETLPGKVRRRGAAAVAGWVSGWVAAWTGGLDAERAETEASMAQWQHRAQDARTTAEDVDLSEPAALLAARAELAEVDAAIAETVRTDMSGSAAA
- a CDS encoding amidoligase enzyme, which encodes MLFGVELEVGGRESRIVDVVQTYDPCEDHLYMKHDSSIDGVEIVTHPMTLAWAREYPFENLLADLRAHGCDVGDEYGLHIHVSRNAFRRHGKQSCAHQMMWLLFMYRNVEDLTLLARRESCRWASFTTPVPGELARKATGVDHGDRYVAVNCRNEKTFELRFFAATLHKREFLAALEFADASVQYTQTLRINEVLAGDALTWTHFSDWLETRNYPNLSAEIEYAS